In Lasioglossum baleicum unplaced genomic scaffold, iyLasBale1 scaffold0087, whole genome shotgun sequence, a genomic segment contains:
- the LOC143219874 gene encoding uncharacterized protein LOC143219874 translates to MPNSNNFVAANACNDGTLANRIILYTSHYFTQYLNSLKYKGCGPTDNPIAQNITMPCKTGCETCSDMIPTQKIMITTHEITRVLKNNAGDKMAGIETVRKSRGGDLLIELRKDTKSSDFEKIVKDSLGDSQQTRRLVNRVTYEIKDIDPTLEKEELREELAAKLQIEKEEVEIRSKRFGFGGTSTIIVALPAAIGEKLLEDKKIRIGYTSCRVKIATNVIRCFKCHDFGHVTYTCPEKNSTNHCRRCGSEGHSINECQNERKCILCVKQGKGAKFNLKILQINLNHARLAHNLMHQTALELGVDVVLISEPLRNPGNWIYSKDANNAAIWVTGSRGLKNQEDGDILEEDFVLIRVGQVSIFSVYLSPNTSPERYAEKLEKLERVILKEKKEGRKVIVGGDFNAKSPAWGSTAQSSKGTLTLEMLLGLNIHPVTPMGGPTFERRGASSNIDLMATSPDLQKGEKFVCKVLTNESASDHRYIYTELETDEIRCPEEERPCKWKVTPQGILNLRSVLDRHLEHDGRSGSDCWDPERVGKMVRKLPEICDEALEKTTAKRSKRANPWWTKEIEEAKNSAQNLRRLCQRANKKKELDEAEALQDLYKLRKRELNQLIYKAKEKSWSDMCDAIDNDVRGRPYKAVIRRVKGTLLPPALSESMADSILTSLFPQEILDEGSSSSTEPPQRLGVGSENGGPEEHYQRVSIAEILKAGKALKTGKAAGPDGMPPEAIKAMITLRPDFFVAMFNGILKYGIIPDQWKSARTILLRKQDAAAKLLEYVLKDRMLEFLGPNPFR, encoded by the exons ATGCCGAATTCAAATAACTTCGTCGCAGCGAACGCCTGCAACGATGGCACGTTAGCGAACCGCATCATTCTTTACACATCCCATTATTTCACGCAATATTTAAACAGCTTGAAATACAAAGGATGTGGTCCTACAGATAACCCGATCGCGCAGAAT ATAACAATGCCTTGCAAGACAGGATGCGAAACGTGTTCGGACATGATCCCCACCCAAAAGATAATGATAACCAcgcatgaaataacaag GGTTTTGAAAAATAACGCGGGGGATAAAATGGCTGGGATAGAGACGGTAAGGAAGTCCAGAGGGGGGGACCTTCTGATTGAGCTGCGCAAGGACACGAAAAGTAGCGACTTTGAGAAAATCGTTAAGGACTCCCTAGGAGATTCACAACAGACTAGGAGACTGGTTAATAGAGTAACTTACGAGATCAAGGATATCGACCCGACCCTTGAAAAAGAAGAGCTAAGGGAGGAATTAGCCGCGAAACTCCAAATAGAGAAAGAAGAAGTGGAAATCAGGAGTAAGAGATTCGGGTTCGGGGGAACGAGCACGATAATAGTTGCTCTGCCGGCTGCAATCGGTGAGAAGCTTCTGGAAGACAAAAAAATTAGGATAGGCTATACATCATGTAGGGTCAAAATAGCGACGAATGTAATCAGGTGTTTCAAATGCCATGATTTTGGGCACGTGACGTACACCTGCCCGGAGAAGAACTCGACCAATCATTGCAGAAGATGCGGCTCGGAAGGGCACTCGATTAATGAGtgtcaaaatgaaagaaaatgcaTCCTTTGTGTTAAGCAAGGG AAAGGAGCAAAGTTCAATTTAAAGATTTTGCAGATTAACCTGAATCATGCCAGGCTGGCGCATAATCTGATGCACCAGACGGCGCTCGAATTAGGGGTGGATGTCGTCCTAATCTCGGAACCGCTACGAAACCCGGGTAACTGGATTTACTCCAAGGACGCAAACAACGCGGCTATCTGGGTAACGGGTTCGAGAGGTCTAAAAAACCAGGAAGATGGGGATATACTTGAAGAGGACTTTGTTCTAATCAGGGTGGGGCAAGTCTCAATTTTTAGTGTATATCTTTCCCCGAACACGTCCCCCGAGAGATATGcggagaaattggaaaaattagaAAGAGTTATCTTAAAGGAAAAAAAGGAGGGAAGAAAGGTGATCGTGGGTGGAGACTTTAATGCAAAGTCACCGGCATGGGGCTCCACGGCACAAAGCTCGAAGGGAACCCTGACGCTCGAGATGTTGTTAGGCCTGAACATTCATCCGGTCACTCCGATGGGGGGGCCTACGTTCGAAAGAAGAGGTGCATCGTCCAATATCGATCTTATGGCTACATCGCcggacttgcaaaagggtgaaaaatTCGTATGCAAAGTCTTAACTAACGAATCGGCTTCCGATCACAGGTATATCTACACCGAGCTCGAGACGGACGAGATAAGGTGCCCCGAGGAGGAGAGACCATGCAAATGGAAGGTCACACCGCAGGGCATCCTGAATCTTAGAAGTGTGCTCGACAGACATCTGGAGCATGACGGGCGATCTGGATCAGATTGCTGGGACCCGGAACGAGTAGGAAAAATGGTTCGGAAGTTACCGGAAATCTGCGACGAAGCGTTGGAGAAGACAACGGCCAAAAGATCGAAAAGGGCAAACCCATGGTGGACGAAGGAAATAGAAGAAGCCAAGAACAGTGCACAGAATCTAAGGAGACTTTGTCAGAGGGCCAATAAGAAAAAGGAATTGGACGAGGCGGAAGCCCTGCAGGACCTATATAAGCTCAGAAAGAGAGAGCTAAACCAATTAATTTACAAGGCAAAAGAAAAGAGCTGGTCTGACATGTGTGACGCCATCGACAATGATGTGCGGGGAAGACCGTATAAAGCGGTTATAAGGAGGGTGAAAGGCACTCTACTGCCGCCAGCCCTATCGGAGAGTATGGCTGACTCGATTTTGACCTCTTTATTTCCGCAGGAAATTCTAGACGAAGGCTCCAGCTCTAGTACAGAACCACCACAGAGGCTCGGCGTAGGCAGTGAAAACGGAGGACCGGAAGAGCACTATCAAAGGGTCTCGATTGCGGAAATTCTGAAGGCAGGGAAAGCCCTGAAGACGGGAAAAGCAGCAGGTCCGGACGGAATGCCACCTGAGGCTATCAAGGCAATGATCACCCTGAGACCAGACTTCTTCGTGGCCATGTTCAACGGTATCTTGAAGTACGGCATTATTCCAGATCAATGGAAGAGTGCCAGAACAATACTCCTTCGAAAGCAAG ATGCAGCCGCCAAGCTCCTGGAGTATGTCCTCAAGGATAGAATGCTGGAATTTCTGGGCCCCAACCCCTTTAGGTAA